The following are encoded together in the Kribbella sp. CA-293567 genome:
- the mutM gene encoding bifunctional DNA-formamidopyrimidine glycosylase/DNA-(apurinic or apyrimidinic site) lyase, whose product MPELPEVEVVRRGLADFTTGRTIDAVEVLHPRPVRRHLAGPDDFAALLKGQTFAAPARRGKYLWLPLESGDAVLAHLGMSGQFRVQPVGAPDDKHLRIRLRFADDGGEVRFLDQRMFGGLSYSEGGAELPGEIAHIARDPFDPLFDEDLFVAALRRKKTGVKRALLDQTLVSGVGNIYADEALWRAKLHYAKATETLKPLQARELLGHARAVMGEALAVGGTSFDALYVNVNGESGYFERGLAVYGQEGSPCPRDGRPIRREAFMNRSSFRCPKCQPVPRHARW is encoded by the coding sequence GTGCCTGAGCTTCCCGAGGTCGAGGTCGTTCGCCGCGGACTCGCGGATTTCACCACCGGGCGGACGATCGACGCCGTCGAGGTGCTGCACCCCCGGCCGGTGCGCCGGCACCTGGCCGGGCCCGACGACTTCGCCGCCTTGCTCAAGGGCCAGACCTTCGCCGCCCCGGCGCGGCGCGGGAAGTACCTGTGGCTGCCGCTGGAGTCCGGGGACGCCGTCCTGGCGCATCTCGGGATGAGCGGGCAGTTCCGGGTCCAACCGGTCGGCGCGCCGGACGACAAACATCTGCGGATCCGCCTCCGGTTCGCCGACGACGGCGGAGAGGTCCGGTTTCTGGACCAGCGGATGTTCGGCGGCCTGTCGTACTCCGAAGGCGGCGCCGAGCTGCCCGGGGAGATCGCCCACATCGCCCGGGATCCGTTCGATCCCCTGTTCGACGAGGACCTGTTCGTCGCGGCGCTGCGGCGGAAGAAGACCGGCGTGAAACGCGCGTTGCTCGACCAGACGCTGGTCAGCGGCGTCGGGAACATCTATGCCGACGAGGCCCTGTGGCGGGCGAAACTGCACTACGCGAAGGCGACCGAGACGCTGAAACCCTTGCAGGCAAGGGAACTGCTCGGTCATGCCAGGGCGGTGATGGGGGAGGCGCTGGCCGTCGGCGGAACCTCCTTCGACGCCCTGTACGTCAACGTGAACGGGGAATCGGGCTACTTCGAGCGGGGTCTCGCGGTCTACGGCCAGGAAGGCTCGCCGTGTCCGCGCGACGGCCGTCCGATCCGTCGCGAGGCGTTCATGAACCGTTCGTCGTTCCGCTGCCCGAAATGTCAGCCGGTGCCACGACACGCCCGGTGGTGA